One genomic window of Brienomyrus brachyistius isolate T26 chromosome 16, BBRACH_0.4, whole genome shotgun sequence includes the following:
- the wdr75 gene encoding WD repeat-containing protein 75, translated as MEAPAEIRVVRCGGSSITFRKAVFTLDSKFLLCPSGDAIKVFSTSTEECVHVLQGHANLITGIVLNPSNHLQVYSCSLDGTVKLWDFTDGILIKTYVVGPSIFSILVSKKHDGVVFLVMPMASNKSREAYQLVALHLPRSPAQEVEAKEMTAVTCDISPLPKATSFGREGEYIASAKGVQLSVYFFRKQKEYRFFLNATDKKGAKNEFTCVSCHPKDDCIATGHADGKIRLWRNFNQKKEYTYSTEQWHHSAVAALTFSPQGTKLLSGGIESVLVQWHYGTVTKKDFLPRLGGAIEHISVSPDGALYCTSHKDNKVIVIQSNLKVSAIIQGLVKGDAVRTELLIDPRTKALVLNGKPGHLQFYSLHRDKQLYNLDIVQQEYIHESGLQQYEVVRAALDSSGAWLATVEERAEEDGGVDVSLKLWTYSEAAQSFQLNTTICMPHEGHICSMCFCDADETTTLVTTGRDGHFKAWVLVDDTDAQGMTSHWSCEFVGGYHHLTPSACCFSADGSLLAVGFREVVTVWLPGTWELLVTFSQPPGDIRDLCFGRLGCSKFLLGTTTEGVLCCWNLLTCSVEWSTALDVTLLQPDPLSENMAAFSATARSTDLFVFKPSEPRPQYSQKSVCLGEVRRAVFAPRQEALQSSEESAQWLNRSRLYFLTDNMDLMTFSIKSEEDRILASSKQLVVDDSVALTPFCLLLGKHRQAQRNKQDPLCEQVAARTQLPQRSTAVLELLHTPAHVLPPASHLCTMFVNSLLISKPGVRGAQESEEEDLESEKEEEMEESEEEMELRDAAGRPAIQKQAADGTASLSTSQERELQRLRKADFSWVSAALHS; from the exons ATGGAGGCGCCGGCCGAGATCCGCGTGGTCCGCTGCGGCGGGAGCAGTATTACCTTCAGGAAAGCTGTCTTCACCTTAGACTCTAA GTTCCTGCTGTGTCCGTCAGGGGATGCGATCAAAGTGTTCAGCACCAGCACGGAGGAGTGTGTCCACGTTCTGCAGGGCCACGCCAACCTGATCACGGGCATCGTCCTTAATCCCTCTAACCATCTGCAG GTATACTCCTGCTCACTCGATGGCACTGTTAAACTATGGGATTTCACAGACGGCATCCTCATTAAG ACGTACGTCGTCGGGCCCAGCATCTTCTCCATCCTCGTCTCTAAGAAGCACGATGGCGTCGTTTTCCTCGTCATGCCTATGGCCAGCAACAAAAGCCGGG AGGCGTACCAGCTGGTGGCGCTACATCTACCCAGATCCCCCGCGCAGGAGGTGGAGGCCAAGGAGATGACTGCAGTGACTTGTGACATCAGCCCGCTCCCCAAGGCTACTTCCTTTGGGAGAGAG GGGGAATATATCGCCTCTGCTAAAGGTGTCCAGCTCTCTGTGTACTTTTTCCGGAAGCAGAAGGAATACAG GTTTTTCTTAAATGCCACCGACAAGAAGGGGGCGAAGAACGAGTTCACCTGCGTGTCCTGCCACCCCAAGGACGACTGCATCGCCACAGGCCATGCTGACGGAAAGATCCGGCTCTG GAGAAACTTCAACCAGAAGAAGGAGTACACATATTCCACAGAGCAGTGGCACCACAGCGCAGTGGCAGCCCTGACCTTCAGCCCGCAAG GAACGAAACTGCTGAGTGGAGGAATCGAGTCGGTTCTGGTCCAGTGGCATTATGGGACGGTGACCAAGAAGGACTTCCTACCTCGGCTGGGCGGCGCTATCGAGCACATCTCCGTGTCACCAGATGGGGCGCTGTATTGCACCTCCCACAAAGACAACA AGGTCATAGTGATCCAGAGCAACCTGAAGGTCTCTGCTATCATCCAAGGGCTTGTCAAAG GCGACGCCGTCCGGACCGAGCTGCTGATCGACCCGCGAACCAAAGCACTGGTACTGAATGGGAAGCCAGGCCATCTACAGTTCTACTCCCTGCACCGGGACAAGCAGCTGTATAAT CTGGACATCGTGCAGCAGGAGTACATCCACGAGTCGGGCCTGCAGCAGTACGAGGTGGTGCGGGCCGCCTTGGACAGCAGCGGGGCCTGGCTGGCCACCGTGGAGGAGCGGGCGGAGGAAGACGGGGGTGTGGATGTCAGCCTGAAGCTGTGGACATACAGCGAGGCGGCACAGAG CTTCCAGCTGAACACCACCATCTGTATGCCTCACGAGGGCCACATCTGCTCCATGTGTTTCTGTGACGCCGATGAGACCACCACGCTCGTGACCACCGGGCGGGATGGCCACTTCAAGGCCTGGGTGCTGGTGGACGACACCGACGCCCAAG GCATGACCTCACACTGGTCCTGCGAGTTCGTGGGAGGctaccaccacctcacaccctccgcctgctgcttctcggCTGACGGATCCCTGCTGGCTGTTGGCTTCCGGGAGGTCGTCACCGTGTGGCTCCCTGGCACCTGGGAACTACTCGTGACCTTCAGCCAGCCCCCCGGGGACATCCG GGACCTTTGCTTCGGAAGACTCGGCTGTTCGAAGTTCCTGCTCGGAACCACCACTGAAGGTGTCCTCTGCTGCTGGAACCTCCTCACCTGCTCTG TGGAGTGGAGCACCGCTCTAGATGTGACACTCCTACAGCCCGACCCGCTGTCTGAGAACATGGCCGCCTTCTCTGCCACAGCAAGGAGCACAGACC TGTTTGTGTTCAAGCCCAGTGAGCCACGCCCCCAGTATTCCCAGAAGTCCGTGTGCTTGGGGGAGGTGCGCCGCGCTGTCTTTGCCCCCCGCCAGGAGGCGCTGCAGAGCTCTGAGGAGAGTGCCCAGTGGCTGAACCGTTCAAGGCTGTACTTTCTCACAGATAACATG GATCTGATGACATTCAGCATCAAGTCAGAGGAGGACAGAATCCTGGCATCAAGTAAACAG CTCGTCGTCGACGATAGCGTTGCCCtgacgcccttctgcctgttgctggggaaacacagacaggcacagcgaAACAAGCAGGACCCCCTTTGCGAGCAGGTGGCAGCGAGGACCCAGCTGCCTCAGAGGTCGACGGCTGTCCTAGAG CTCCTGCACACTCCTGCCCACGTCCTGCCGCCTGCCTCCCATCTCTGCACCATGTTCGTGAACTCCCTTCTCATTTCGAAACCCGGGGTCAG GGGGGCCCAGGAGTCCGAAGAAGAGGATCTGGAGAGTGAGAAAGAGGAAGAGATGGAGGAGTCAGAGGAAGAGATGGAGTTGCGTGATGCTGCAGGTCGCCCCGCGATCCAGAAGCAGGCGGCGGACGGCACGGCATCACTGTCCACGAGCCAAGAGCGGGAGCTGCAGCGGTTACGGAAAGCGGACTTTAGCTGGGTCAGCGCTGCGCTGCACTCCTGA